Proteins found in one Channa argus isolate prfri chromosome 7, Channa argus male v1.0, whole genome shotgun sequence genomic segment:
- the c7h1orf43 gene encoding protein C1orf43 homolog, with product MRNDSPLSSVNVVLVMAYGSLVFVLLFIFVKRQIMRFAMKSRRGPHVPIGHNAPKELRQEIETKLSLVQKIHFEPRLLSPDDDRLKRREQSGSYDYVYRMRALDAIRETDLPFRELSGTSTALTGRRFRTWLLHLRNSHCIFQDKQSSLIGTVLDGYNKARYGAEAFGEAEFMKYQEALTQLATVVKSHNNNSSSSSSSSTLSQHHQCAAKDLTSTTDPASPSSSPTQTTYLTATMQSRSKRPRHFLELKNFKDNYDTLDSTL from the exons ATGCGGAACGATTCTCCTCTCTCAAGCGTTAACGTGGTGCTGGTTATGGCCTACGGCAGTCTG gtgtttgttttgctgttcaTTTTTGTCAAAAGACAAATTATGCGTTTTGCCATGAAGTCTCGGAGAGGTCCACATGTTCCCATTGGTCACAATGCTCCCAAG GAGCTGAGGCAAGAAATCGAGACCAAACTTAGCCTGGTCCAGAAAATCCACTTTGAGCCTCGTCTACTGTCTCCAGATGATGACCGGCTGAAGCGGAGAGAACAGTCTG GTTCCTATGACTATGTGTACAGGATGAGAGCATTGGATGCTATCAGAGAAACTG ATCTCCCTTTCCGTGAACTGAGTGGAACCTCTACAGCTTTGACAGGTAGAAGATTTCGGACCTGGCTTCTGCATCTACGAAATTCCCACTGCATTTTCCAGGacaagcaaagctctctcattGGCACGGTGCTGGATGGCTACAATAAGGCACGCTATGGGGCAGAG GCTTTTGGTGAAGCAGAATTTATGAAATACCAGGAAGCTCTAACTCAACTGGCCACTGT tgtaaagtctcacaacaacaacagcagcagcagcagcagcagcagcactctgAGCCAGCACCACCAGTGTGCTGCCAAAGATCTGACCAGTACCACAGATCCTGCAAGTCCCTCCTCTTCCCCTACCCAAACCACCTACCTCACAGCTACAATGCAGTCGCGCAGCAAGAGGCCCAGACACTTCCTGGAGTTAAAGAACTTTAAAGACAATTACGACACTCTGGACAGTACactctga
- the tuft1a gene encoding tuftelin 1a: protein MNGGTRSLCTFEDIKSQENREGCRRLRLTLHDQNQVAQSTEQYRDKPIGRAFALVQPPSDRTVFTPEPVKSTEEQVEVIKVYLEARRQEQQNHQQSLKMLSDEVSQIQEVRYCLKTLREQMAAKNKPHINGWKVGVPFRKNASSPPKAKTKDDGQEADDEAERTKLREVSKRLYAQLQETEKKHQEEKERLQAEGSRLRERLSDQEEKLRTTEAASERKDKRIEELHRLLSGMEQESSTLREAIRSREEELRELRKIREEGQKGDQRAEQLEKEVAILKEKIHHLDDMLKCQQRKVRHMIEQLQNSRMVIQERDRVIKELEEKVAFLEAENREMHDQMDYFLGGQRSNSYLSSEHKAQIVYSKPLKPSTSSNKQLPFIKVIEIRS, encoded by the exons gaGGGGTGCAGACGACTGCGTCTCACACTGCACGACCAGAACCAGGTGGCTCAGAGCACAGAGCAGTACAGGGACAAG CCAATCGGGAGGGCGTTTGCATTGGTGCAGCCACCAAGTGACAGGACAGTTTTTACCCCTGAACCGGTCAAATCTACAgaggagcaggtggaggttaTCAAG GTGTATCTAGAGGCACGCAGACAAGAGCAGCAGAATCACCAGCAGAGCCTGAAGATGCTGTCGGATGAAGTTTCACAGATACAAGAG GTGAGATACTGCCTAAAGACACTGAGGGAGCAGATGGCAGCCAAAAACAAG cCTCACATAAATGGGTGGAAAGTTGGCGTTCCCTTCAGAAAGAATGCCTCATCTCCCCCCAAGGCAAAAACCAAAGATGATGGACAG GAAGCAGATGATGAAGCAGAGAGAACCAAGCTCAGAGAAGTCAGTAAGCGCTTATATGCACAGCTGCAGGAAACTGAGAAGAAACaccaagaggagaaagagaggctGCAG GCTGAAGGCAGCAGGCTGAGGGAGCGTCTGAGTGACCAGGAGGAGAAGCTCAGGACCACAGAAGCAGCTAGTGAGAGGAAAGACAAACGTATCGAAGAACTCCACAGGTTATTGAGTGGGATGGAGCAGGAGAGCTCTACCCTGCGGGAGGCAATACGCAGTCGTGAGGAGGAACTTCGTGAGCTGCGCAAAATCAGAGAGGAAGGCCAGAAAGGGGACCAGAG GGCTGAGCAGCTGGAGAAGGAGGTGGCTATTCTTAAAGAAAAGATCCACCATCTGGATGACATGCTGAAATGCCAACAGAGGAAAGTCAGACACATGATTGAACAG CTCCAGAACTCTCGCATGGTGATCCAGGAGAGAGACCGCGTGATCAAAGAGCTGGAAGAGAAAGTGGCATTCTTGGAGGCTGAG AATCGGGAGATGCATGACCAGATGGACTATTTCCTGGGAGGACAAAGGTCAAACTCTTACCTTTCTTCAGAGCACAAAGCCCAGATTGTATATAG TAAACCACTCAAGCCGTCCACCTCCTCTAACAAACAACTCCCTTTCATTAAAGTCATTGAGATCAGGTCATGA